The following are encoded together in the Kingella negevensis genome:
- the rpsK gene encoding 30S ribosomal protein S11, which yields MAKANTASRVRKKVRKTVSEGIVHVHASFNNTIITITDRQGNALSWATSGGAGFKGSRKSTPFAAQVAAEAAGKVAQEYGVKNLEVRIKGPGPGRESSVRALNALGFKITSITDVTPLPHNGCRPPKKRRI from the coding sequence ATGGCTAAAGCAAACACAGCCTCACGTGTACGTAAAAAAGTACGCAAAACCGTGAGTGAAGGTATTGTGCATGTTCATGCATCTTTCAACAATACCATCATTACAATCACCGACCGCCAAGGCAATGCATTGTCTTGGGCTACCTCTGGCGGCGCTGGTTTTAAAGGTTCTCGTAAAAGTACACCTTTCGCTGCTCAAGTTGCAGCAGAAGCCGCTGGTAAAGTTGCCCAAGAGTATGGCGTGAAAAATTTAGAAGTTCGCATTAAAGGCCCAGGCCCTGGTCGCGAATCTTCTGTTCGTGCGCTGAATGCTCTGGGTTTTAAAATTACCAGCATCACCGATGTTACTCCGTTGCCACACAACGGTTGCCGTCCGCCTAAAAAGCGTCGTATCTAA
- a CDS encoding DNA-directed RNA polymerase subunit alpha, which produces MQNSTTEFLKPRQIDVDTLSTTRAKVSMQPFERGFGHTLGNALRRILLSSMNGFAPTEVTIAGVLHEYSTLDGVQEDVVDILLNIKGVVFKLQGTRTEAVISLKKTGSGPVTAGDFELPHDVEIINPEQVLCHLAENGSIEMEVKVEQGRGYQTVSGRRNAKEQSKIGAIQLDASFSPISRVSFDVEAARVEQRTDLDSLILDIETNGSIDPEEAVRAAARILIDQMSIFADLEGTPAEVEEEKAPPIDPVLLRPVDDLELTVRSANCLKAEDIYYIGDLIQRTETELLKTPNLGRKSLNEIKEVLASKGLTLGSKLETWPPAGLEKP; this is translated from the coding sequence ATGCAAAACAGCACAACCGAATTTTTGAAACCTCGTCAAATTGATGTTGATACTTTATCTACTACACGTGCTAAAGTATCAATGCAGCCATTTGAGCGTGGTTTTGGTCATACCTTAGGTAATGCTTTGCGTCGTATCTTACTGTCATCTATGAATGGCTTTGCGCCCACTGAAGTTACGATTGCGGGTGTTTTGCATGAGTACTCTACCTTAGATGGCGTGCAAGAAGATGTTGTTGATATCTTGCTAAACATCAAAGGTGTTGTATTTAAATTGCAAGGCACTCGTACCGAAGCGGTTATTTCTTTGAAAAAGACAGGTTCAGGTCCAGTTACTGCAGGTGATTTCGAATTGCCGCATGATGTTGAGATTATCAACCCTGAACAAGTTTTATGTCATTTGGCTGAAAATGGCAGCATTGAAATGGAAGTGAAGGTTGAGCAAGGTCGTGGTTACCAAACAGTATCTGGTCGTCGTAATGCGAAAGAACAGAGTAAAATTGGTGCCATTCAATTGGATGCGAGCTTTTCGCCCATTAGCCGTGTTAGTTTTGATGTTGAAGCAGCTCGCGTTGAACAACGTACTGACTTAGACAGCTTGATTTTAGATATTGAGACCAATGGTTCTATTGATCCAGAAGAAGCTGTCCGTGCTGCAGCACGTATTTTAATTGACCAAATGTCTATCTTTGCCGACTTGGAAGGCACACCTGCTGAAGTTGAAGAAGAGAAAGCTCCTCCGATTGATCCAGTTTTACTGCGTCCAGTTGATGATTTAGAGCTGACTGTTCGTTCGGCAAATTGCTTAAAAGCTGAAGATATTTACTATATTGGCGATTTGATTCAACGTACTGAAACAGAGCTGTTGAAAACACCTAACTTAGGTCGTAAATCTTTGAATGAAATCAAAGAAGTTTTAGCTTCTAAAGGTTTAACTTTAGGTTCTAAGCTGGAAACATGGCCTCCCGCAGGCTTGGAAAAGCCCTAA
- a CDS encoding deoxyguanosinetriphosphate triphosphohydrolase, with protein sequence MDWTTLMSPTRFKIENGEIIPIHSETNPYRSSFHTDYDRVVFSNAFRRLGRKTQVHPLAKNDHTHNRLTHSVEVASVGRSLGYQVGVSLAAQNQLPSHISPNDIATTVQTACLAHDIGNPPFGHTGEDALREWFRQPENEYFLEKLSPAEQNDIQTYEGNAHSLRQTASIEMYRNHGGMRLTAASYGALLKYPWTSSRPKGSKKFNIYQTELSLIRRVAQELRLPENGADCWARHPLSYLMEAADDICYALMDLEDAVSLGLLNPNEVIQLLIPIAQPEKQHTTTDTHSQISMLRGLAIGKAINSVADTFMQHHNALLQGEFAYHDLLAATQPHISENLAAAKQLAHDKIFRHRSKLVQEIAAFPCINSMLSLFVPAAYNYIVSGCPNTQQTLALDLLETAPITKEDSLYQAYMKILDFIGGMTDNYAAQTARELSGNSLI encoded by the coding sequence ATGGACTGGACAACTCTCATGTCGCCTACCCGTTTCAAAATAGAAAACGGCGAAATTATCCCAATCCACAGCGAAACTAATCCCTATCGCAGCTCCTTTCACACCGATTACGACCGCGTTGTCTTTTCCAACGCCTTTCGCCGACTCGGGCGCAAAACCCAAGTCCACCCACTCGCCAAAAACGACCACACCCACAACCGCCTAACCCACAGCGTAGAAGTCGCCAGCGTAGGGCGCAGTTTAGGTTATCAAGTTGGCGTTAGTCTTGCAGCACAAAACCAACTGCCCAGCCACATCAGCCCAAACGACATCGCCACCACCGTCCAAACTGCCTGCCTTGCCCATGACATTGGCAATCCACCATTCGGACACACAGGCGAAGATGCATTACGCGAATGGTTCAGGCAGCCTGAAAACGAATATTTTCTAGAAAAACTCAGCCCAGCCGAACAAAACGACATTCAAACCTACGAAGGCAACGCCCACAGCTTGCGCCAAACCGCCAGTATAGAAATGTATCGCAACCATGGAGGCATGCGACTCACAGCCGCATCATACGGCGCATTACTCAAATATCCATGGACAAGTAGCCGCCCAAAAGGCAGCAAAAAATTCAATATTTATCAAACTGAATTATCTTTAATCCGCCGTGTCGCACAAGAGCTTCGGCTGCCTGAAAACGGCGCAGACTGCTGGGCAAGACACCCCTTGTCTTACTTAATGGAAGCCGCAGACGATATTTGTTACGCGTTAATGGATTTGGAGGACGCAGTTAGCCTAGGCTTACTCAACCCAAATGAAGTGATACAGTTGCTCATACCCATCGCGCAGCCTGAAAAACAGCACACCACTACCGACACGCACAGCCAAATTTCCATGTTGCGCGGACTAGCTATCGGCAAAGCCATCAACAGCGTTGCCGACACATTCATGCAACACCACAACGCCTTACTGCAAGGCGAATTTGCCTATCACGATTTGCTTGCCGCCACACAACCACACATCAGCGAAAACCTAGCCGCAGCCAAACAATTAGCGCACGACAAAATTTTCCGCCATCGCAGCAAACTCGTGCAAGAAATTGCCGCGTTTCCGTGTATTAACTCCATGCTTTCTCTGTTTGTGCCAGCCGCGTACAACTATATTGTTTCAGGCTGCCCGAACACGCAACAAACCCTTGCGCTAGATTTATTGGAAACCGCACCGATTACAAAAGAAGACAGTTTGTATCAGGCGTATATGAAAATTTTGGATTTTATCGGTGGAATGACGGATAATTACGCCGCACAGACCGCAAGAGAATTGTCTGGAAATAGTTTAATTTAG
- the asd gene encoding aspartate-semialdehyde dehydrogenase, whose protein sequence is MKVGFVGWRGMVGSVLMQRMREENDFAHIQDAHFFTTSNVGGAAPDFGQTDKVLHNANSIDALKEMDIIVTCQGGDYTKAVFEPLRATGWNGYWIDAASTLRMKADTIIVLDPVNRNVIDAGLKNSVKNYVGGNCTVSLMLMALGGLFQNGLVEWASSMTYQAASGAGAKNMRELIAGMGAIHSEVTTELADPASAILEIDRKVSDFLRSDNYPKANFGVPLAGSLIPWIDVDLGNGQSKEEWKGNAETNKILGGEQPTIIEGLCVRVGAMRCHSQAITLKLKQDLPVSEIEQIIASANPWTKVVPNTKEASIHELTPAAVTGTLATPVGRIRKLAMGGEYISAFTVGDQLLWGAAEPIRRVLNIVLGKL, encoded by the coding sequence ATGAAAGTAGGATTTGTAGGCTGGCGCGGCATGGTCGGTTCAGTATTGATGCAACGCATGCGCGAAGAAAACGATTTTGCCCACATTCAAGACGCACACTTCTTCACCACATCAAACGTCGGCGGCGCAGCACCCGATTTCGGTCAAACCGACAAAGTGTTGCACAATGCCAACAGCATTGACGCACTAAAAGAAATGGACATCATCGTAACCTGCCAAGGCGGCGACTACACCAAAGCTGTGTTTGAGCCACTTCGTGCCACAGGTTGGAACGGCTACTGGATTGACGCAGCTTCCACCTTGCGCATGAAAGCCGATACTATCATCGTGTTAGACCCTGTAAACCGCAACGTAATTGACGCAGGTTTGAAAAACAGCGTGAAAAACTACGTTGGCGGCAACTGCACCGTTTCATTGATGTTGATGGCATTGGGTGGCTTGTTCCAAAACGGTTTGGTGGAATGGGCGAGCAGCATGACGTATCAAGCCGCTTCAGGCGCAGGCGCAAAAAATATGCGCGAACTAATTGCAGGTATGGGTGCAATCCACAGCGAAGTCACCACAGAACTGGCAGACCCAGCCAGCGCGATTTTGGAAATCGACCGCAAAGTGTCTGATTTCTTGCGCAGCGACAATTATCCAAAAGCCAATTTTGGTGTGCCATTGGCAGGCAGCCTGATTCCATGGATTGACGTGGATTTGGGCAACGGTCAATCAAAAGAAGAATGGAAAGGCAACGCGGAAACCAACAAAATTTTGGGCGGCGAACAACCTACGATTATTGAAGGTTTGTGCGTTCGTGTGGGCGCAATGCGTTGCCACAGCCAAGCGATTACGCTGAAATTGAAACAAGATTTGCCTGTGAGCGAAATTGAGCAAATCATCGCTTCGGCAAACCCTTGGACGAAAGTTGTGCCAAACACCAAAGAAGCGTCTATTCACGAATTAACACCAGCCGCAGTAACTGGTACTTTGGCTACGCCTGTGGGTCGTATCCGCAAGTTGGCAATGGGCGGTGAATACATCAGCGCGTTTACTGTTGGCGACCAATTGTTGTGGGGTGCAGCCGAGCCGATTCGTCGCGTGTTGAATATTGTGTTGGGTAAACTGTAA
- a CDS encoding capsule biosynthesis protein, translated as MMTLPSNLEKLATHKKILLLQGPIGDFFLKLSQWLQAHDARVYKINLNGGDSLFYPDSLPDTYPYQAAFSEFGEYFDDFVKENNIDAVVCFGDTRMYHRIASKICAIRKISFWAFEEGYFRPHWVTLEETGVNAYSALPRDGEWFLNELPKLKQQVYQDPIPVAGGFKPVAIHAIRYYAAMFFEQHRFPDYQHHRSANPFYYIKSWARSGRRRVWYAFKEAKIGKKIRRGEMGKFFILPLQVSTDSQIRVHSHYHSVRDCLMHVMSSFAINAPEDCKLIVKHHPMDRGFIDYHRDICAFIKTHPKMRGRIIYVHDVPLPDLLRQGVGMVTMNSTSGLSALIHNLPVKIIGNASYDIAGVTSQKHLNKFWSQPEKPNADMFHAYRMYHINQTQINGNFYTEVRLPKLP; from the coding sequence ATGATGACTTTACCCAGTAACTTAGAAAAACTCGCAACGCACAAAAAAATTCTGCTGTTGCAAGGACCGATTGGCGATTTCTTTTTAAAATTATCCCAATGGCTGCAAGCGCATGATGCACGTGTATATAAAATCAATTTAAACGGCGGCGATAGCTTGTTTTATCCCGATTCGCTGCCCGACACTTATCCTTATCAAGCCGCGTTTTCCGAATTTGGCGAATATTTTGATGACTTTGTGAAAGAGAACAACATTGACGCTGTCGTCTGCTTTGGCGATACGCGTATGTATCACCGCATTGCCTCAAAAATTTGCGCGATACGAAAAATCAGTTTTTGGGCATTTGAAGAAGGCTATTTCCGTCCACACTGGGTAACGCTAGAAGAAACAGGCGTCAATGCCTATTCCGCTTTACCCCGAGACGGCGAATGGTTCCTGAACGAATTACCCAAACTCAAGCAACAAGTCTATCAAGACCCTATACCCGTAGCAGGTGGATTTAAACCTGTTGCCATACACGCTATTCGTTATTATGCGGCGATGTTTTTTGAACAACACCGTTTTCCCGATTACCAACACCACCGCAGTGCCAACCCGTTTTACTACATCAAATCTTGGGCGCGTTCAGGCAGAAGACGTGTGTGGTACGCATTCAAAGAAGCCAAAATCGGCAAAAAAATCCGCAGGGGCGAAATGGGCAAATTCTTCATTTTGCCGTTGCAAGTCAGCACGGATAGTCAAATCCGCGTACACAGCCATTATCACAGCGTTCGCGATTGCTTAATGCACGTTATGTCATCATTTGCGATTAACGCGCCTGAAGACTGCAAGCTGATTGTGAAGCATCACCCCATGGACAGAGGCTTTATTGATTATCACCGCGATATTTGCGCGTTTATCAAAACCCACCCTAAAATGCGCGGTCGGATTATTTATGTGCATGACGTGCCGTTGCCCGATTTATTGCGACAAGGCGTAGGCATGGTAACGATGAACAGCACCAGTGGTTTGTCCGCACTGATTCACAATTTGCCTGTAAAAATCATCGGCAACGCCAGTTATGACATTGCAGGCGTAACCAGCCAAAAGCACCTCAACAAATTCTGGTCGCAGCCTGAAAAGCCCAATGCCGATATGTTTCATGCCTATCGCATGTATCACATCAATCAAACGCAGATTAACGGCAATTTCTACACAGAAGTGCGATTGCCCAAATTGCCATAA
- the rpmJ gene encoding 50S ribosomal protein L36, producing MRVQPSVKPICRNCKVIRRNRVVRVICTDPRHKQRQG from the coding sequence ATGCGTGTACAACCTTCAGTAAAACCTATTTGCCGCAACTGCAAAGTTATTCGTCGTAACCGTGTTGTTCGCGTCATTTGTACTGACCCTCGTCACAAACAACGTCAAGGTTAA
- the rplQ gene encoding 50S ribosomal protein L17 → MRHRNGNRKLNRTSSHRAAMLRNMANSLLTHETIVTTLPKAKELRRVVEPLITLGKKPSLANRRLAFDRTRDRDVVVKLFDELGARFATRNGGYVRILKCGFRPGDNAPLALVELVDKASAE, encoded by the coding sequence ATGCGTCATCGTAATGGTAACCGCAAATTAAACCGCACAAGCAGCCACCGTGCAGCTATGTTGCGTAATATGGCGAATTCTTTGTTGACTCACGAAACGATTGTAACAACTTTGCCAAAAGCAAAAGAATTGCGTCGCGTAGTAGAACCCTTGATTACTTTGGGTAAAAAACCTTCTTTAGCTAACCGTCGTTTAGCATTTGACCGCACTCGCGATCGCGATGTTGTTGTTAAATTGTTTGACGAATTGGGTGCACGTTTTGCAACTCGCAACGGTGGTTATGTTCGCATTTTGAAATGCGGCTTCCGTCCTGGCGATAACGCACCTTTGGCTTTGGTTGAATTGGTAGACAAAGCTTCTGCTGAGTAA
- a CDS encoding AI-2E family transporter has translation MYQPNKKRLWLPWLAGFSLIAFLVLFVHFLGGILTPFIVAAVLAYILNPLVCSLEAHNIKRGRASMWVMLFAFFLIVALLLVIVPMLIGQFQTIVRRIPELADYVQTHFLPWFNHRFGEHITLNTETVTTWLRSNTQNIQQSLQKAMPVLMQQGTALAASVSNLVLLPLLLYYFLLDWSRWEQGITTLVPRRYLPVYKRVSGSMDTVLGEFLRGQLMVMMIMGLVYGVGLMMTGLESGFAIGMVAGILVFVPYLGAFTGLLLATLAAILQFDSWTGLVAVWAVFAVGQTLESFFITPKIVGDRIGLSPFWVIFALMAFGQLLGFVGMLVALPLAAVCLVLIQEGKQAYLNSQFYNKER, from the coding sequence ATGTATCAACCCAACAAGAAAAGATTGTGGCTGCCGTGGCTGGCAGGTTTTTCGCTGATTGCTTTTTTGGTGCTGTTCGTTCACTTTTTGGGCGGCATTCTGACGCCGTTTATTGTGGCGGCGGTGCTAGCTTACATTTTAAATCCGTTGGTTTGCTCGCTGGAAGCGCACAATATCAAGCGCGGACGGGCTTCTATGTGGGTGATGTTGTTTGCGTTTTTTCTGATTGTGGCGTTGCTGCTCGTGATTGTGCCGATGTTGATTGGGCAATTTCAAACGATTGTGCGCCGCATTCCTGAGCTGGCAGATTATGTGCAAACGCATTTTCTGCCGTGGTTCAACCATAGATTTGGCGAACACATCACGCTGAACACAGAAACGGTAACGACTTGGCTACGCAGCAATACGCAAAATATTCAACAAAGTCTGCAAAAAGCCATGCCTGTTTTAATGCAACAAGGCACAGCGTTGGCGGCGAGCGTGAGCAATTTGGTGTTGCTGCCGTTGCTGCTGTATTACTTTTTGTTGGACTGGTCGCGCTGGGAGCAGGGGATTACTACGCTTGTGCCGCGCCGTTATCTGCCTGTTTACAAACGTGTTTCAGGCAGCATGGACACGGTGCTGGGCGAGTTTCTGCGCGGACAGTTGATGGTGATGATGATTATGGGTTTGGTGTACGGCGTGGGCTTGATGATGACGGGACTGGAATCGGGTTTTGCGATTGGTATGGTGGCAGGGATTTTGGTATTTGTGCCGTATTTGGGCGCGTTCACGGGCTTGTTGCTGGCGACACTTGCGGCGATTCTTCAGTTTGATTCGTGGACGGGCTTGGTGGCGGTTTGGGCAGTGTTTGCGGTTGGGCAGACGCTGGAGAGTTTTTTCATCACGCCGAAAATTGTGGGCGATAGAATTGGCTTGTCGCCGTTTTGGGTGATTTTTGCGTTGATGGCGTTTGGGCAACTGTTGGGGTTTGTGGGGATGTTGGTGGCGTTGCCGTTGGCGGCGGTGTGTTTGGTGTTGATACAGGAAGGGAAACAGGCTTATTTGAATAGCCAGTTTTACAATAAGGAACGATAG
- the rpsD gene encoding 30S ribosomal protein S4: MARYLGPKCKLARREGTDLYLKSARRSLESKCKMESAPGQHGAKKPRLSDYGLQLREKQKIRRIYGVLERQFRRYFAEADRRKGSTGELLLQLLESRLDNVVYRMGFASTRAEARQLVSHKALTVNGQVVNIPSFQVKAGDVVAVREKAKKQVRIQEALGLAAQIGMPSWVSVDATKMEGTFKNVPDRAELYSDINEQLVVEFYSK; the protein is encoded by the coding sequence ATGGCACGTTATCTTGGCCCAAAATGTAAATTGGCTCGTCGCGAAGGCACGGATTTATATCTGAAAAGTGCACGTCGTTCTTTAGAGTCAAAATGTAAAATGGAATCTGCTCCTGGTCAGCATGGTGCGAAAAAACCTCGCTTGTCTGACTATGGTTTGCAATTACGTGAAAAACAAAAAATTCGCCGCATCTATGGTGTGTTGGAACGTCAGTTCCGCCGCTATTTTGCTGAAGCTGACCGTCGTAAAGGTTCAACTGGCGAATTGTTGCTGCAATTGTTGGAATCACGTTTGGACAACGTAGTTTACCGCATGGGCTTTGCCTCTACACGTGCGGAAGCTCGCCAACTGGTTTCTCACAAAGCATTGACTGTGAATGGTCAAGTTGTGAACATTCCTTCTTTCCAAGTGAAAGCAGGTGATGTTGTTGCAGTACGTGAAAAAGCGAAAAAACAAGTGCGTATTCAAGAAGCGTTGGGTTTGGCTGCACAAATTGGTATGCCAAGCTGGGTTTCTGTTGATGCCACTAAAATGGAAGGTACATTTAAAAACGTACCTGACCGCGCTGAATTGTACAGCGATATTAATGAACAGCTGGTGGTAGAGTTCTACTCTAAATAA
- the infA gene encoding translation initiation factor IF-1, translating to MAKEDTIQMQGEILETLPNATFKIKLENGHEVLGHISGKMRMHYIRISPGDKVTVEMTPYDLTRARIVFRAR from the coding sequence ATGGCTAAAGAAGATACAATACAGATGCAAGGTGAAATTTTAGAAACTTTACCTAATGCAACATTTAAAATTAAATTAGAAAATGGTCATGAAGTTTTGGGTCACATTTCTGGTAAGATGCGAATGCATTATATTAGAATTTCTCCAGGTGATAAGGTCACTGTAGAAATGACTCCATATGACTTGACTCGTGCTCGAATCGTGTTTAGAGCACGATAA
- a CDS encoding FKBP-type peptidyl-prolyl cis-trans isomerase, which translates to MGLIIEDLQEGTGAVAVKGKEITVHYTGRLIDGTKFDSSLDRHQPLTITLGVGQVIRGWDEGFDGMKEGGKRKLTIPPEMGYGAHGAGGVIPPMATLVFEVELLRVHG; encoded by the coding sequence ATGGGTTTGATTATTGAAGATTTGCAAGAAGGCACTGGTGCAGTTGCGGTAAAAGGCAAAGAGATTACGGTTCATTATACTGGTCGGCTGATAGATGGTACTAAATTTGATTCTAGCTTAGACCGTCATCAACCTTTAACGATTACTTTAGGTGTGGGTCAAGTTATTCGCGGCTGGGATGAAGGTTTTGATGGTATGAAAGAGGGTGGCAAACGTAAATTGACTATTCCACCTGAGATGGGCTATGGTGCTCATGGTGCTGGTGGTGTTATTCCGCCAATGGCTACTTTGGTTTTTGAAGTGGAATTACTGCGTGTTCATGGTTAA
- the rpsM gene encoding 30S ribosomal protein S13, whose product MARIAGVNIPNNAHIVIGLQAIYGIGATRAKNICEVAGIAPATKVKDLDESQLDALREQVAKYEVEGDLRREVTMNIKRLIDMGCYRGLRHRRGLPCRGQRTRTNARTRKGPRKAIAGKK is encoded by the coding sequence ATGGCTCGTATTGCAGGGGTTAATATCCCAAATAATGCTCATATCGTTATTGGCCTGCAAGCTATTTACGGTATTGGTGCGACTCGTGCTAAGAACATTTGCGAAGTGGCTGGTATTGCACCAGCTACTAAAGTAAAAGATTTGGATGAGTCTCAATTAGATGCTTTACGTGAACAAGTTGCCAAATATGAAGTAGAAGGCGATTTGCGTCGTGAAGTTACAATGAACATCAAACGCTTGATTGACATGGGCTGCTACCGCGGCTTGCGTCATCGTCGTGGTTTACCTTGTCGCGGTCAACGTACTCGTACTAATGCGCGTACTCGTAAAGGTCCACGCAAAGCGATTGCTGGTAAAAAATAA
- a CDS encoding MFS transporter produces MSPSQTLNTSIAEVSTPTAEQNALRKAAISSFIGNFVEWFDYAAYGYLAAVIAKVFFPAQDTSSGLIAAFAVFALSFIVRPFGGMIWGFWGDRYGRKFALSWSIMLMSVATFCIALLPTYQHVGMAAPVLLLLVRLVQGFSASGEYAGASSFLAEYAPANKRGLYTSLVPASTATGLLVGSLLAAGLHSSLNETQLHEWGWRLPFLCAAPLGLVGRYIRLNLQDTPAFLAMEEKLDKQQKQALPIKTLFQLYRKEMLVACGAVSLNAVAFYTTLSYMPTYLSAELHIAESTSFLASSIALVAYIAFIFLMGYFSDVFGRKTMLMIACLMFIVFSVPLFMLLENLNFSVMLFVMIAFGMMLAINDGTLPCFLTELFPTSLRFSGFALCFNAGNALLGGTAPLVATLMIQYSDSALAPAWYLVAVSVVALVAILCSRNLKMEE; encoded by the coding sequence ATGTCGCCAAGTCAGACACTCAACACATCAATCGCCGAAGTATCCACGCCAACCGCCGAACAAAATGCCTTACGTAAAGCCGCCATTTCCAGCTTTATCGGCAACTTTGTAGAATGGTTTGACTACGCGGCTTATGGTTATTTAGCGGCGGTTATCGCCAAAGTGTTTTTCCCAGCACAAGACACGTCTTCAGGCTTGATTGCGGCGTTTGCCGTGTTTGCGTTGTCGTTTATCGTGCGCCCATTTGGTGGCATGATTTGGGGCTTTTGGGGCGACCGCTACGGGCGGAAGTTTGCGTTGTCTTGGTCAATTATGTTGATGTCGGTTGCCACGTTTTGCATTGCTTTGTTGCCGACTTATCAGCACGTTGGCATGGCTGCGCCTGTGTTATTGCTGTTGGTGCGGTTGGTGCAGGGGTTTTCTGCGTCAGGCGAATATGCTGGCGCGTCTTCGTTTTTGGCGGAGTATGCGCCTGCAAATAAACGGGGCTTATATACTAGCCTTGTCCCTGCAAGTACGGCAACGGGTTTGCTGGTTGGTTCGCTCCTGGCGGCTGGTTTGCATAGCAGCCTGAACGAAACACAGTTGCATGAATGGGGTTGGCGGTTGCCGTTTTTGTGCGCTGCGCCGTTGGGCTTGGTTGGGCGGTATATCCGTTTGAATTTGCAGGACACGCCTGCGTTTTTGGCGATGGAAGAGAAATTGGATAAGCAGCAAAAACAGGCGTTGCCGATTAAAACGCTGTTTCAGTTGTATCGCAAAGAAATGTTGGTGGCGTGTGGTGCGGTTTCGCTCAATGCGGTGGCGTTTTACACCACGCTCAGTTATATGCCGACTTATTTGAGCGCGGAATTGCATATTGCGGAAAGTACTTCGTTTTTAGCGTCTAGTATTGCGTTGGTGGCGTATATCGCGTTCATTTTTTTGATGGGCTATTTTTCTGATGTGTTCGGGCGCAAGACAATGTTGATGATTGCGTGTTTGATGTTTATTGTGTTTTCTGTGCCGTTGTTTATGTTGCTGGAAAACTTAAATTTTAGCGTGATGTTGTTTGTGATGATTGCGTTTGGCATGATGTTGGCGATTAACGATGGCACGCTGCCTTGTTTTTTGACAGAGCTGTTCCCAACTTCGCTGCGGTTTAGTGGGTTTGCGCTGTGTTTTAATGCTGGGAATGCGCTACTGGGTGGGACTGCGCCTTTGGTGGCTACGTTGATGATTCAGTATTCGGATAGCGCGTTAGCTCCTGCTTGGTATTTGGTGGCGGTGTCGGTGGTGGCTTTGGTGGCGATTCTGTGTAGTAGAAATTTGAAAATGGAAGAATAA